From the genome of Prochlorococcus marinus XMU1419, one region includes:
- the thiS gene encoding sulfur carrier protein ThiS produces the protein MKIKVNGEEKKIKLDQDNALLSKALNLMGYKPNTIVVELNNLIINSINWEKVKLKDGDNLEIVSIVGGG, from the coding sequence ATGAAAATTAAAGTAAATGGAGAAGAAAAAAAAATAAAACTTGATCAAGACAATGCTCTACTATCTAAAGCTCTAAATTTAATGGGATATAAACCCAACACAATAGTTGTAGAGTTAAATAATTTAATTATTAATTCCATAAATTGGGAAAAAGTAAAACTTAAAGATGGGGATAATTTAGAAATCGTTTCAATAGTGGGCGGTGGTTAA
- the larB gene encoding nickel pincer cofactor biosynthesis protein LarB has protein sequence MNFDIKFDFQRRERLGLIEAIWGQDKSIDQLKRLSESVLSKNEVVFITRINSEKANYLLDLYDYARFYEEANCLIIGKNLNKINTNKKVAIISGGSSDLAVTLEAQLALEIYGVNCQSFIDVGVAGLHRLMSQLEEINKYNVLIVCAGMEGALATVLGGLLPQPIIAVPVSVGYGVSKDGETALNSMLSSCSPGIAVMNIDNGYGAAMAALRIIKSIS, from the coding sequence ATGAATTTTGATATCAAGTTTGATTTTCAAAGAAGAGAGAGGCTTGGACTCATTGAGGCTATTTGGGGGCAAGACAAGAGTATTGACCAATTAAAAAGATTATCTGAAAGTGTATTAAGTAAAAATGAGGTTGTTTTCATTACTAGGATAAATAGTGAAAAGGCTAATTATCTTTTGGATTTGTATGATTATGCAAGATTCTATGAAGAAGCAAATTGCCTTATAATTGGGAAAAATCTGAATAAAATAAATACAAATAAAAAAGTTGCCATAATTTCAGGAGGGTCAAGTGATTTAGCCGTAACTCTTGAAGCACAATTAGCTCTTGAAATATATGGAGTGAATTGTCAATCTTTTATAGATGTTGGAGTAGCAGGACTTCATCGATTAATGAGTCAGTTAGAAGAAATTAATAAATATAATGTATTGATAGTTTGTGCTGGAATGGAAGGGGCCTTGGCAACAGTTTTGGGAGGATTATTGCCACAACCTATAATTGCAGTGCCTGTCTCAGTCGGTTATGGGGTTAGTAAGGATGGGGAAACTGCTTTAAATAGTATGTTGTCAAGTTGTTCTCCAGGTATTGCAGTTATGAATATAGATAATGGTTACGGAGCAGCAATGGCGGCTCTGAGAATTATTAAAAGTATTTCCTGA
- a CDS encoding TIGR03792 family protein, whose translation MTLNLNLKKKIQRFCLVLICLVVLIFQPDVPNLKAHTMNSYQGEMVIEELRLKVPAGVREAWLNAEKEIWEPWLSSQDGFLGRQLFWDKEKEEALILVNWKSKKLWKSIPMSEVNVVQQKFEDNVKAALNVGENPFKLIYEGELDKQR comes from the coding sequence ATGACATTAAATTTAAATTTGAAAAAAAAAATTCAAAGATTTTGTTTAGTTTTAATATGCTTAGTAGTTTTAATTTTTCAACCTGATGTTCCCAATTTAAAAGCTCATACTATGAATAGTTATCAAGGTGAAATGGTCATTGAGGAATTAAGACTTAAAGTCCCTGCTGGTGTAAGAGAAGCATGGTTGAATGCTGAAAAAGAAATATGGGAGCCATGGTTATCTTCTCAAGATGGTTTTTTGGGGAGACAATTATTTTGGGATAAAGAAAAAGAAGAAGCTTTAATATTGGTAAATTGGAAAAGTAAAAAATTATGGAAAAGCATTCCAATGTCAGAAGTAAATGTAGTCCAACAAAAATTTGAAGATAATGTTAAAGCTGCTTTAAATGTAGGAGAAAATCCTTTTAAATTAATTTATGAGGGAGAGTTAGATAAGCAAAGATGA
- the trmD gene encoding tRNA (guanosine(37)-N1)-methyltransferase TrmD yields the protein MSSFNFDVITLFPKAFEVINNSGVITRALDKNLINVNLHDLREYGEGSYRQVDDKPYGGGAGMVLKPEPIYKAYESIRKSPKSKTLLMTPQGKVLKQKDLARWSTLNQIIIICGQYEGFDERIRCLADEEISIGDYILSGGEIPAISIINGLTRLLPGTLGDPDSLVDESHNSPFLEYPQYTRPLTFKDMKVPDILVSGNHEEIKSWRRRKSIERTLERRSDLISNENYKKSPQSKRIIKEYNQLMKFRIGNGYDIHKLVEDRALIIGGVTLYHPENLGLDGHSDADVLIHSIMDALLGSLSLGDIGKYFPPSDEKWKNADSLFLLSKVIDLIRQDGWEINNIDSVLVAERPKMLPYIKQMKKNISEILNIDENLIGIKATTNEKLGPEGREEGISCHSVVLLEKK from the coding sequence ATGAGTAGTTTTAATTTTGATGTAATTACATTGTTCCCTAAAGCTTTTGAAGTAATAAATAATTCAGGGGTCATAACAAGAGCTCTAGATAAGAATTTGATCAATGTAAATTTACATGATTTAAGAGAATATGGTGAAGGTTCTTACAGACAAGTAGATGATAAGCCTTATGGCGGAGGGGCAGGAATGGTACTAAAACCTGAACCTATTTATAAAGCATATGAATCAATTAGAAAATCACCTAAAAGTAAAACTTTGTTAATGACCCCTCAGGGTAAAGTCTTAAAGCAAAAAGATCTTGCGAGATGGTCCACTTTGAATCAAATAATAATTATTTGTGGTCAATATGAAGGATTTGATGAGAGGATTAGATGTTTAGCTGATGAAGAGATATCAATAGGCGATTACATACTTTCTGGGGGTGAAATACCCGCTATCTCAATAATTAATGGTTTGACTAGATTATTGCCAGGAACTCTTGGTGATCCAGACTCCTTAGTGGATGAGAGTCATAATTCTCCTTTTTTGGAATATCCTCAATATACGAGGCCATTAACCTTTAAAGATATGAAAGTGCCAGATATTTTAGTAAGCGGTAATCATGAAGAGATTAAATCGTGGAGAAGACGAAAAAGTATTGAAAGAACATTGGAGAGAAGAAGTGACTTGATTTCAAATGAAAACTACAAAAAATCCCCACAAAGTAAGAGAATAATAAAAGAATATAATCAATTGATGAAATTTAGAATAGGAAATGGATACGATATTCATAAACTTGTAGAAGATAGAGCTTTAATTATTGGAGGTGTAACCTTATATCATCCCGAAAATCTAGGTTTGGATGGTCATAGTGATGCTGATGTTTTAATTCACTCGATAATGGATGCATTATTGGGTTCACTTTCGTTGGGAGACATTGGAAAGTATTTCCCCCCATCAGATGAAAAATGGAAAAATGCTGATAGTTTGTTTTTGTTATCAAAAGTAATTGACTTGATAAGACAAGATGGTTGGGAAATAAATAATATTGATAGTGTTCTTGTTGCTGAAAGGCCAAAAATGTTGCCTTATATAAAACAAATGAAAAAAAATATTTCTGAGATCTTAAATATTGATGAAAATTTAATTGGTATTAAAGCAACTACCAATGAAAAATTAGGTCCAGAAGGGAGAGAAGAGGGTATAAGTTGCCATTCAGTTGTACTACTTGAGAAAAAATGA
- the era gene encoding GTPase Era, producing MANYRSGFVTLLGRPNVGKSTLINKLIGEKITITSPIAQTTRNKLKGILTKDNGQIIFVDTPGVHKPHHRLGEILVKNAKSAINGVDMVIFVIDSSEEPGRGDEYILNFLIANKTEFIVALNKWDLVDKAFKNLRLDQYRRFFGITRNFQIVSASQGEGCSELVEMAINFLPEGPKLYSEEMICDQPLDNLLSDLVREQVLINTREEVPHSVAVKIEKIEEMKRKNSKSFTAILATIIVERSTQKGILIGKKGSMLKIIGQSARSNMSKLIGGPVHLELFVKVVPNWRKKESRLIEFGYEEDL from the coding sequence TTGGCTAATTATAGATCTGGGTTTGTAACTTTACTAGGAAGGCCAAACGTCGGTAAATCTACTTTAATAAATAAATTGATTGGAGAAAAAATAACAATTACTTCTCCAATAGCGCAAACTACTAGAAATAAATTAAAAGGAATACTTACTAAAGACAATGGGCAAATAATTTTTGTTGATACGCCAGGTGTTCATAAACCTCATCATCGACTTGGAGAGATATTAGTAAAAAACGCAAAATCTGCAATTAATGGAGTTGATATGGTAATTTTTGTAATTGATTCAAGTGAAGAACCTGGTAGGGGAGATGAATATATTTTGAACTTTCTAATCGCAAATAAAACTGAATTTATTGTTGCATTGAATAAGTGGGATTTGGTTGATAAAGCATTTAAGAATTTACGATTAGATCAATATAGAAGATTTTTTGGAATTACAAGAAACTTTCAAATTGTAAGTGCTTCTCAAGGAGAAGGTTGTTCTGAATTAGTCGAGATGGCAATTAATTTTCTTCCAGAAGGACCAAAACTTTACAGCGAAGAGATGATATGCGACCAGCCATTAGATAATTTATTATCTGATTTAGTAAGAGAGCAGGTATTAATAAATACAAGAGAAGAAGTACCGCATAGTGTTGCAGTAAAGATAGAAAAGATAGAGGAAATGAAAAGAAAAAATAGCAAAAGTTTTACCGCTATCTTGGCTACTATTATTGTTGAAAGATCAACTCAAAAAGGTATTCTTATTGGAAAGAAAGGTTCAATGTTGAAAATTATTGGTCAGTCAGCAAGATCAAATATGTCAAAATTGATTGGTGGTCCAGTTCATCTAGAGTTGTTTGTGAAAGTTGTTCCAAATTGGAGAAAAAAAGAATCGAGGTTAATTGAGTTTGGTTATGAGGAAGATCTCTAG